The region CCAAGCCGTTCGAAATGACCGAGCTTAAGGCGCGGCTGTCGCTGGTTGAACGCGCGGTTGAAGGGTTGGCGACCCGCACGAGCAAAGTGTTCGCGGCCAAGGCGGTTACCCATCACGACGGTCGGCCCGAACGCGCCGTGCAATTGCACGAGCCGATGGCGATCCATGATGTGAACAACCTGATCGAGTTCATGGCGCTTGAGAACTATGTGCAGCAATTGTCGCGCAGCGACCTGTTCGGGTCGATCTGTTTTGCCTTCAACATCCGCGATGTCGAAATCTTCCACGAAAACATGTCGAACTTTGAATTCTGCAGCATGCTCAGCGATGTCGGAGAGATCATTTCGGATACGCTGGAAGGCTGCCAGTTCCTCATGTCTTACGCAGGCGGCGGCACGTTTGTGTGCATCACAGAAAGCGGCTGGCGCCCTGATCCCAAGCTTTTGGCGAATAATATCAACATTTCGCTGGCAAAAACCGAATTGTTCGATAACCGTGGTCAACACATCAACCCGCGTATTTGCGCCGGCAAGGCGGTGCGGTTGATGTGGAAGACAAATTCCTCGGTCATGGATGCGCTGTCAGAGGCGCATGCCTCTGCCGAAGAAGCGACAGCCAACTACCAGAAGGTCCAGAACGACTTCTGGAATGTGGGGAGAACAGCGTGATGCACAAGAAGCTGGAGTTACCGGGGATCGAGCGTATTCGCGCGCGGTTCCTCGATATGCTAGAGCAGCGCCAGCGTGCGCTGGCCGAGCACGCGCTTGCCGCCTGGGAAGGCAGCACGCTGCAAGAGATCAACGATAACCTCGCCGAAGCGCGTACCATTCTGCACCAGATCGCAGGCACGGCCGGTTCTTTGGGGTTCGACGATCTGGGCACCGTGGCGCGCGACAACGAGCTGGCGATTGACGCGCATCTGGATGGCCCCAAGGGCAAGATCGCCAACTGCCCGACCGAGATTATCTTTGGTCTGGATGACTTCCTGAAATCCTCCGAAGCGTTGATTGCCGAACAATCCGCGTTGGAATCCGCCTAAACGGTCCTTTGCGCTTCCGGCCCCCACGAGCCATCTGCCGTTGCAGCGCCTCGCGCTCCGGCGATCCGGGATGTGCCCCGCTTTCCCAGACATCCCATTGATTTCCGCACCATGATGTAGGACGTTCGTCGCGCAACGAAATGCCCCTAGTCGAAAGCGGAACTGCACCATGACCCAACCCCATATCCTGATCGCAGGCGGCGGTATCGGCGGCCTAGTACTGGCGCTTTCGCTGCACCAGCTTGGCCTGCGCTGCACCGTTTATGAACAGGTGCGCAGCTTGAAACCGCTGGGTGTGGGGATCAACATCCAGCCCAATGCCGTGCGCGAGCTCTTTGATCTGGGGTTGACCGAAGCGCAGCTTGACGAAATCGGCGTGCCCGCAAAGGAATGGGCGCTGGTCGGGCAGAAGGGGCAAGAGATTTACGCAGAGCCGCGCGGCACCGACGCAGGCTATCGCTGGCCGCAATATGCCGCGCATCGGGGCCAGCTGCATATGCTATTGTATCAAACGCTGGTGGATCGCGCTGGTGCCGAGGCCGTGCAGCTTGGTGCCAAGATCACCGGATACACCCACGGGCCAGCGGGTGGCGTGACCGCGCATATCGCCCGTACCGACGGGTCACAGACACATGCCGAGGGCACCCTGCTGATCGGTGCCGACGGGATACATTCCGCCGTGCGTGCGCAGATGCATCCCGATCAGCCGCCGATCCACTGGGGTGGTGCTTTGATGTGGCGCGGCACCTCGCGGGCAAAACCGGTGCGCACGGGGTCTTCGTTTGTCGGGCTTGGTGATCACCGTCAGCGCATGGTGATCTATCCCATTTCAGCCCCCGATGCCGACGGCTATGCCACCATCAACTGGATCGCCGAGGTTACGCTGGACGAGACCGAAGACCGCAAAAGCGGTTGGTACCGTCCGGCGGAGCTGTCAGATTTCGCGCATCACTTTGACGGCTGGACTTACGATTGGCTGGATGTCCCCGCCCTGCTGCGCGGCGCGACAGAGATTTACGAGAACCCGATGATCGACCGTGACCCGATCCCCACGTGGGTCGACGGCCCTGTTGCCCTAATCGGCGACGCGGCCCATGCCATGTATCCCACAGGATCGAACGGCGCGAGCCAGGCGATCATGGACGCCCGCCATCTGTGCGCGCGCTTCCTGCAAGACGGGGTCACCCCCGCGGCACTGCGCAGTTTTGACGACGCTTATTGCGGACCGATATCAGAGCTCATCCTGCGCAATCGCGGGGCCGGTCCTTTCGGGTTGCTGAACATGGTCAACGACCGCTGTGGCGGTGCCTTTGACCAAATCGACGACGTGATCCCTCCTCAGGAACGGGCCGAGTATATGGCGCAGTACAAGACCGCAGCAGGATTTGCCGTTGATCGGTTGAATGCCTCTGACCCCACTTTGCCGCAAGGCGCACGCCTTACATAGTAAGCCCCTAGGATCACCGCGTATTTTTTGGGCGATGCCAAAAACGTGAGCGGCAAAAAAGTTATCTTACTAAAATTGTCGGGTTGACCTTCCCCGCGATACTGTTCAGGTATTGCGCATAATTTCCATGCCTCCGGCGCGGCCCGTCGATCCGCAATTGTCGACAGCATCCGCAGGCGCGATCCGTCAAAAGGAACTGAACGTATGACCCGCAGCTTGATGACCTCTGTGCTTGCATTGACCTTGGCCTCCCCCGCTTTGGCGGTAGAGAAGTCCGAGGTGATCGACACATACGCCGACATCGCCGAAGCCGCCTATGGCGACAGCCTGATCACAGCCCAAGCGCTGGTCGACGCTGTGGATGCCCTGATCGCAGAGCCCTCCGCCGACACGATGCAAGCCGCCCGCACCGCGTGGCTGGCAGCGCGCGTCCCCTACCAGCAGACCGAAGCCTACCGTTTCGGCAACCCTATCGTTGACGACTGGGAAGGCAAGCTGAACGCCTGGCCGCTGGACGAAGGTCTGATCGACTATGTTGACGCCTCCTATGGCGGGGCTACCGATGAAAACGCCGCCGCCGCGTTGAACGTTATCGCGAACCCGACGTTCACACTGTCGGGCACCGAAGTTGACGCCAGCACAATCACCCCCGACTTCCTTGCCGAAACCTTGCACGAAGCCGACGGGAATGAAGCCAATGTGGCGTCGGGCTACCACGCGGTTGAATTCCTGCTCTGGGGGCAGGATCTGAACGGCACGGAACACGGGGCCGGTGGGCGCGACTGGACAGACTACGCCACGGGCGACGACTGCACCAATGACAATTGTGACCGCCGCGGTCAGTACCTCAAGGCTGCTGCCGATCTGATCGTGACCGATCTGGAGTATATGGTTGCACAATGGGCCGAAGGCGGTGCCGCGCGCACCAACCTGACCGACAACGAAGACGGCGCGATCTCGGCGATGCTGACCGGCATGGGGTCGCTGTCTTATGGTGAGCTTGCGGGCGAACGCATGCGTCTTGGTCTGATGCTGAACGACCCCGAAGAAGAGCATGACTGCTTCTCGGACAACACGCACAACAGCCACTATTACGACGGTCTGGGTATCCAGAACGTGTACCTCGGTGCCTATGCGCGTACCGACGGCACGCTGGTCACCGGCCCATCCCTGTCCGATCTGGTCGCTGCCGAAAACGCCGATCTGGATGCGGAAATGCAGCTGAACCTGTCGACCACCATGCGCAAGCTTGGCCAGATCAAGACCGCTGCCGAAGCGGGCATGTCCTATGACCAGATGATGGCGCGCGGCAACAAGGGCGGCGAAGCCTTGGTTATGGGCGGCGTGAACGCCCTGATTGCACAGACCAAGACCATCGAACGCGTCGTTGCCACCCTGGGTGTGGATGACGTGGCGATTGAAGGCTCCGACAGCCTCGATAGCCCCGGCGCCGTGTTCGAGTAATACCCCGTTTTCATGAGTTCCTCCTCCCACTGAAAGTAAACAAGAATGAAGAAACTAGCTCTCGCCGGTTGCGCTTTGGCGCTGACCGGTGCCACTCCCCTTTTGGCTCAAGAACAGGCATTTGTCTGGGGCGGTGAGTTTGAAATCGGCGTCGACAGCACCGTCACATCCGATGATCCTGCAGGCGAGTTGACCGATAACTACGCCAGCCTGTCGCTCGCCTTCGAAGCCGGTGTCGCGACCAGCATCACGCTGTTTGGTGAAGTGACCCTGGAAAGCGTCACAGACCCGGCCGAAACCCGTCAGTTCGACGATCTGGGTCTTTATGTGAACGAACTTGGCCTGCGCTTTGATCTGGCAGCAGGCGAGCTGAGCGTCGGTAAAGTAAGCCCGACCTTCGCTGTGGCATGGGACGCAGCCCCCGGTTTCTACGGCACATCGCTGGCCGAAGACTATGAGTTGTCCGAAGTGATCGGTGCGACATTCGACATGCCTGTCGCCGCCTCAGGCGGGGTTCTGTCCTTTGCGCTGTTCTATGCGGATGACACGGCGTTCAGCGACTCGCTGGGGACAAAGCGCGGCCGCAACACCACCGCGGATGGCGGCGCGGGTAACACCGGCAAGCTGAACAACGTGGCGCTGCAGTACACGCAGGAAGTTGGCGACACGACCTATTGGGTTGGCGGGCGTTTCCTGACCGCGGGTGACAGCGATGTATCCGACGAAAAAGGGGCCGTCATCGGGATGGCGCATGACTTTGGCAACGGTTTCGACCTGATCGCCGAAGTGGCCTATTTCGACGGGTTCGCAGGCACGGGCGAGGATTCCAGCTATGCGACGTTGGGCGGTTCTTACGTTCAGGGGCCGTGGGCCTACTCTGCCAGCTACACCGGCATCGACAACACCGCGAATGGTTACGATGATTTGATCACCGTGGGTGTAGACTACACGTTCGAGAATGATATGTCGCTGGGTGGTGGCGTCGGCTTCTACGATGTAGACGGCAATGACTTTACCGCTGTCGGGGCATCGCTGGTGATCCCCTTCTAATATCGAAATAGGGCAGAATATGCATTTCCTCCGGTCTTTTATCCCTCAGGCCCTGGTGATGTCCCTGCCCCTACTGAGCGGTCCGGTCTACGCCGGGCCGCTTGATGAACCCCATCTGGATATCATCCCGCGTACCGCCGATGAAACGGCCCGTATCGCCGATGTAACCGCCCCTCCTGACAGTTTTGACGCCCCCAGCCCGTTCGAGGTGAATAGCGGCGGCGCTGCCACCGTGCGCCCGCGCATGAATGCCGATGCGTTTTCGCAGGCCTCGGGCAATATGTCGTTCGAGGACGAGCTGACCTTCAAACTGGGCAATGGGCTGTTTCGCAAGCTGTGGGTGTCGTCGCCTTCCTCGACGCTGGCGTCTGACGGGTTGGGGCCATTGTTCAACGCACGGTCGTGCCAAAGCTGCCACATCAAGGACGGGCGCGGACACCCGCCCGAAGGCCCCGACGACAGCGCGATTTCCATGTTCCTGCGCGTGTCTATTCCGGGCAATGAAGACGCCGGCAATATCAAAGAGATCGAAGGGTATCTGGCCACGCTCGCCGAACCCACCTACGGCACGCAAATGCAGGATTTCGCCGTCTCGGGGCATAGTGCCGAATACCGCTTGCAGGTCGATTATACCGAAATCCCCATGACCCTGTCGGGGGGCCAGGTCGTGTCCTTGCGGCAACCGACTTACACCGCGGCTGATCTTGGCTATGGCCCGCTGCACCCCGATGCGATGCTGTCGCCCCGTGTGACGCCGCAGATGATCGGGCTTGGGCTTCTCGAAGCGATCCCTGCTGCGGATATTCTGGCGCTGACAGACCCTAATGACGCGGATAGTGACGGTATTTCGGGCCGCGCCAATATTGTCTGGTCGCAGGAATACAACATGCCGATGCTGGGCCGTTTCGGGCTTAAGGCCGGGATGCCCACGATCCGCGAACAATCCGCAGGGGCCTTTGCGGGCGATATCGGCATCTCTAACCCGATCTTCGGCGATCCGTTTGGCGATTGTTCGACCATTCAGGATGCTTGCGTAAACGCGCCTCATGGGGCCGCTGACGTGCGCGGGTTCGAGATTGACGCCGAAGGGCTGGATCTGGTCACCTTTTACAGCCGCAACCTTGCCGTGCCCGCCCGTCGCGACGCGGACACACCCGAGGTGCTGCGTGGCAAACAGGTGTTTCATGAAACAGGCTGCGCCGACTGCCACCAGCCCAGCTTTGTCACCCATCGTCTGAAGGACCAGCCCGAACAAAGCTTTCAGCTGATCTGGCCCTATACCGATATGCTGCTGCATGACATGGGCGAGGGCTTGGCCGATCACCGCCCCGAGGCCCGCGCCACCGGCACCGAATGGCGCACCGCGCCGCTGTGGGGGATTGGCATGACCGAAACCGTATCGGGACATACGCAATTCCTGCACGACGGGCGCGCGCGGTCACTGCTGGAAGCCGTGCTTTGGCATGGCGGAGAGGCCGAGCCCGCCAAGAACCGCGTCATTGACATGCCACCCGCAGACCGTGATGCTTTGATCCACTATCTGGAAAGTTTGTAATATGAAAAAACTGGTCCTGGCCCTTGGTCTTTTCTGCGCACCATTGGGTGCTGCGGCCGAGGTAGGCTCCGCCGTTTTGCGCGATGTGGTCGATCATCACATCCTGCCCCGCTATACCACACTGGCAGAGCGTACGGATGCACTGGCCAACGTTGCCCAACAGAATTGCGCTGCCGATGACGCCGCGTTGCGCAATGCCTACCATGATGCCTTTGACGCGTGGATCGCGGTGAGCCATCTGCGGTTTGGCCCGTCCGAGACCGACAACCGCGCCTTTGCGCTGGCCTTCTGGCCCGACAGCCGTGGGGCCACACCCAAAACGCTCGCGGGGCTGATCACGGATGCCGATCCCGTGGGCCGCGACCCGCAGGCCTATGCCGATGTTTCCATCGCGGGGCGCGGTTTTTATGCGCTCGAGTTCCTGCTGTATGACGATCAGATCAGCACGATGGGCGATGCTGGCTATCGCTGCGCTTTGGTGCAGACGGTAACTGCCGATATCGCCACGCAATCCCAAGCCATTCTGGACGGCTGGACCTCTGGCTATGCCGAGGCCCTTGCAACGCCCGCCGAAGGAGGCCCCTACCGCAGCACCGAGGAAGCGGCGCAAGAGCTTTTCAAGGCGCTGAACCTCGGGCTGGAGTTTACCGCCGACACCCGCATCGGACGCCCCATGGGCAGCTTTGACCGCCCGCGCCCCAATCGGGCAGAGACGCGGCGATCGGGGCGGTCTTTGCGCAATGTCGTGGTCGCGCTCACCTCTCTGCAGGATCTGGCGGAGCGGTTGGCGGCGGATGACGTGGCCGTGGTGGCCGCCTTTGACGACCGGTTTGACGAGGCGCTGGCAATCGCTGCCGACCTGGACGACCCTGTGTTCGCTGGAACGGCCAAGCCGCAATCCCGTCTGCGTGTAGAGGTGTTGCAGCAATCTGTTGCCGCGATCCGCGATGTGGCCCGCCAAGATCTGGGCCCGCATTTGGGCGTCGCTTCGGGCTTTAACGCATTGGACGGAGATTGACCCCATGACCAACCGCCGCCATTTCATTGCAGGGATGCTGGCATCAGGATTGGTGCCCGCCCCTACTTGGGCCGATGCGGGTGGGCCGGCCTATCTTGCCGCTGCCGGTCTGCGCGATGGCAGCTTTGTGCTCTGCGGCATTGACGCGGCGCTTGAGGTGGTGTTCGAAATCCCCCTGCCCGGTCGCGGCCACGCGGCGGCGGCGCATCCGTCCAAGCCGCAAGCTGTCGCCTTTGCACGGCGCCCCGGCAATTTCGCACTGGTGATCGACTGCATGTCGGGCCGGGTCAAGGCCACGCTGCACGCGCCCGAGAGGCGGCACTTCTACGGGCACGGAGCTTTTTCCGCCGACGGGAGCCTGCTTTACACGACCGAAAATGACTATGCCAACGGCATCGGGCGCATTGGTGTCTGGGACGTGGCGCTTGGCTATGTGCGCGTCGATGAATTTGCCAGCGGCGGAGTCGGCCCCCATGACATAAAACGTCTGCCCGGTGGCGACACGCTGGTCGTGGCGAACGGCGGGATTGATACGCATCCCGATTCAGGGCGCGCCAAGTTGAATATCCCCACCATGCGGCCCAACCTCACCTACATCAACGACCGTCGTATTCTAGAGCAGATAGAACTGCCC is a window of Sulfitobacter pontiacus DNA encoding:
- a CDS encoding DUF1513 domain-containing protein, which codes for MTNRRHFIAGMLASGLVPAPTWADAGGPAYLAAAGLRDGSFVLCGIDAALEVVFEIPLPGRGHAAAAHPSKPQAVAFARRPGNFALVIDCMSGRVKATLHAPERRHFYGHGAFSADGSLLYTTENDYANGIGRIGVWDVALGYVRVDEFASGGVGPHDIKRLPGGDTLVVANGGIDTHPDSGRAKLNIPTMRPNLTYINDRRILEQIELPHDMHRNSIRHLAVGSDGRVAFGMQWQGDGDAPALVGLHQQGETPLLLDGAEDMHGYIGSIALSDDGSEIAVTSPRAGLVQVFDAATASYTRSIALTDVCGVAAAPEDFVVTSGTGIVQRLSGRLNPEKPLMWDNHLVRL
- a CDS encoding flavin-dependent oxidoreductase; amino-acid sequence: MTQPHILIAGGGIGGLVLALSLHQLGLRCTVYEQVRSLKPLGVGINIQPNAVRELFDLGLTEAQLDEIGVPAKEWALVGQKGQEIYAEPRGTDAGYRWPQYAAHRGQLHMLLYQTLVDRAGAEAVQLGAKITGYTHGPAGGVTAHIARTDGSQTHAEGTLLIGADGIHSAVRAQMHPDQPPIHWGGALMWRGTSRAKPVRTGSSFVGLGDHRQRMVIYPISAPDADGYATINWIAEVTLDETEDRKSGWYRPAELSDFAHHFDGWTYDWLDVPALLRGATEIYENPMIDRDPIPTWVDGPVALIGDAAHAMYPTGSNGASQAIMDARHLCARFLQDGVTPAALRSFDDAYCGPISELILRNRGAGPFGLLNMVNDRCGGAFDQIDDVIPPQERAEYMAQYKTAAGFAVDRLNASDPTLPQGARLT
- a CDS encoding PleD family two-component system response regulator — its product is MKILAVDDDPIILELLSHFIEGMTDHTLVTAECAADALEAIKDNARAPFDSFLLDIQMPVTDGIQLASQIRAMKQYMDAPILMLTAMSEKSYIDAAFSAGATDYVTKPFEMTELKARLSLVERAVEGLATRTSKVFAAKAVTHHDGRPERAVQLHEPMAIHDVNNLIEFMALENYVQQLSRSDLFGSICFAFNIRDVEIFHENMSNFEFCSMLSDVGEIISDTLEGCQFLMSYAGGGTFVCITESGWRPDPKLLANNINISLAKTELFDNRGQHINPRICAGKAVRLMWKTNSSVMDALSEAHASAEEATANYQKVQNDFWNVGRTA
- a CDS encoding imelysin family protein, which translates into the protein MTRSLMTSVLALTLASPALAVEKSEVIDTYADIAEAAYGDSLITAQALVDAVDALIAEPSADTMQAARTAWLAARVPYQQTEAYRFGNPIVDDWEGKLNAWPLDEGLIDYVDASYGGATDENAAAALNVIANPTFTLSGTEVDASTITPDFLAETLHEADGNEANVASGYHAVEFLLWGQDLNGTEHGAGGRDWTDYATGDDCTNDNCDRRGQYLKAAADLIVTDLEYMVAQWAEGGAARTNLTDNEDGAISAMLTGMGSLSYGELAGERMRLGLMLNDPEEEHDCFSDNTHNSHYYDGLGIQNVYLGAYARTDGTLVTGPSLSDLVAAENADLDAEMQLNLSTTMRKLGQIKTAAEAGMSYDQMMARGNKGGEALVMGGVNALIAQTKTIERVVATLGVDDVAIEGSDSLDSPGAVFE
- a CDS encoding imelysin family protein, which translates into the protein MKKLVLALGLFCAPLGAAAEVGSAVLRDVVDHHILPRYTTLAERTDALANVAQQNCAADDAALRNAYHDAFDAWIAVSHLRFGPSETDNRAFALAFWPDSRGATPKTLAGLITDADPVGRDPQAYADVSIAGRGFYALEFLLYDDQISTMGDAGYRCALVQTVTADIATQSQAILDGWTSGYAEALATPAEGGPYRSTEEAAQELFKALNLGLEFTADTRIGRPMGSFDRPRPNRAETRRSGRSLRNVVVALTSLQDLAERLAADDVAVVAAFDDRFDEALAIAADLDDPVFAGTAKPQSRLRVEVLQQSVAAIRDVARQDLGPHLGVASGFNALDGD
- a CDS encoding di-heme oxidoredictase family protein, with the translated sequence MSLPLLSGPVYAGPLDEPHLDIIPRTADETARIADVTAPPDSFDAPSPFEVNSGGAATVRPRMNADAFSQASGNMSFEDELTFKLGNGLFRKLWVSSPSSTLASDGLGPLFNARSCQSCHIKDGRGHPPEGPDDSAISMFLRVSIPGNEDAGNIKEIEGYLATLAEPTYGTQMQDFAVSGHSAEYRLQVDYTEIPMTLSGGQVVSLRQPTYTAADLGYGPLHPDAMLSPRVTPQMIGLGLLEAIPAADILALTDPNDADSDGISGRANIVWSQEYNMPMLGRFGLKAGMPTIREQSAGAFAGDIGISNPIFGDPFGDCSTIQDACVNAPHGAADVRGFEIDAEGLDLVTFYSRNLAVPARRDADTPEVLRGKQVFHETGCADCHQPSFVTHRLKDQPEQSFQLIWPYTDMLLHDMGEGLADHRPEARATGTEWRTAPLWGIGMTETVSGHTQFLHDGRARSLLEAVLWHGGEAEPAKNRVIDMPPADRDALIHYLESL
- a CDS encoding Hpt domain-containing protein; translated protein: MHKKLELPGIERIRARFLDMLEQRQRALAEHALAAWEGSTLQEINDNLAEARTILHQIAGTAGSLGFDDLGTVARDNELAIDAHLDGPKGKIANCPTEIIFGLDDFLKSSEALIAEQSALESA